One Gambusia affinis linkage group LG15, SWU_Gaff_1.0, whole genome shotgun sequence genomic window carries:
- the LOC122845412 gene encoding 14-3-3 protein epsilon isoform X1, whose translation MADRENLVYQAKLAEQAERYDEMVESMKKVASMDVELTVEERNLLSVAYKNVIGARRASWRIISSLEQKEENKGGEDKLKMIREYRKTVENELKSICNDILDVLDKHLILAATTGESKVFYYKMKGDYHRYLAEFATGNDRKEAAENSLVAYKAASDIAMIELPPTHPIRLGLALNFSVFYYEILNSPDRACRLAKEAFDNAIAELDTLSEESYKDSTLIMQLLRDNLTLWTSDVQGDGEEQNKEGPQDAEEEAQRD comes from the exons ATGGCGGACAGAGAAAACCTGGTGTACCAAGCCAAACTGGCCGAGCAAGCGGAGAGATACGATG AAATGGTGGAGTCCATGAAGAAGGTGGCCAGCATGGACGTGGAGCTGACGGTGGAAGAGAGGAACCTTCTCTCCGTCGCCTACAAGAACGTGATCGGCGCGCGGCGAGCGTCCTGGAGGATCATCAGCAGCCTGGAGCAGAAGGAGGAGAACAAGGGCGGCGAGGACAAGCTGAAGATGATCCGGGAATACCGGAAAACG GTGGAGAACGAGCTGAAATCAATCTGCAACGACATCCTGGATGTTCTGGACAAACACCTCATCTTAGCAGCAACCACCGGAGAATCCAAGGTTTTCTACTACAAAAT GAAGGGAGACTACCACCGGTACCTGGCGGAGTTCGCCACGGGCAACGACAGGAAGGAGGCGGCGGAGAACAGCCTGGTGGCGTACAAGGCGGCCAGCGACATCGCAATGATCGAACTTCCTCCAACGCACCCCATCCGCCTCGGCCTGGCACTCAACTTCTCCGTTTTCTACTATGAAATCCTGAACTCGCCGGACCGGGCCTGCAG GTTGGCGAAGGAGGCGTTCGATAACGCCATCGCGGAGCTGGACACGCTGAGCGAGGAAAGCTACAAAGACTCCACACTTATCATGCAGTTGCTACGGGACAACTTGACGCTATGGACCTCAGACGTTCAGGGAGACG GCGaagaacagaacaaagaagGGCCACAAGACGCGGAGGAAGAAGCCCAGCGAGACTGA
- the LOC122845412 gene encoding 14-3-3 protein epsilon isoform X2: MADRENLVYQAKLAEQAERYDEMVESMKKVASMDVELTVEERNLLSVAYKNVIGARRASWRIISSLEQKEENKGGEDKLKMIREYRKTVENELKSICNDILDVLDKHLILAATTGESKVFYYKMKGDYHRYLAEFATGNDRKEAAENSLVAYKAASDIAMIELPPTHPIRLGLALNFSVFYYEILNSPDRACRLAKEAFDNAIAELDTLSEESYKDSTLIMQLLRDNLTLWTSDVQGDDC; the protein is encoded by the exons ATGGCGGACAGAGAAAACCTGGTGTACCAAGCCAAACTGGCCGAGCAAGCGGAGAGATACGATG AAATGGTGGAGTCCATGAAGAAGGTGGCCAGCATGGACGTGGAGCTGACGGTGGAAGAGAGGAACCTTCTCTCCGTCGCCTACAAGAACGTGATCGGCGCGCGGCGAGCGTCCTGGAGGATCATCAGCAGCCTGGAGCAGAAGGAGGAGAACAAGGGCGGCGAGGACAAGCTGAAGATGATCCGGGAATACCGGAAAACG GTGGAGAACGAGCTGAAATCAATCTGCAACGACATCCTGGATGTTCTGGACAAACACCTCATCTTAGCAGCAACCACCGGAGAATCCAAGGTTTTCTACTACAAAAT GAAGGGAGACTACCACCGGTACCTGGCGGAGTTCGCCACGGGCAACGACAGGAAGGAGGCGGCGGAGAACAGCCTGGTGGCGTACAAGGCGGCCAGCGACATCGCAATGATCGAACTTCCTCCAACGCACCCCATCCGCCTCGGCCTGGCACTCAACTTCTCCGTTTTCTACTATGAAATCCTGAACTCGCCGGACCGGGCCTGCAG GTTGGCGAAGGAGGCGTTCGATAACGCCATCGCGGAGCTGGACACGCTGAGCGAGGAAAGCTACAAAGACTCCACACTTATCATGCAGTTGCTACGGGACAACTTGACGCTATGGACCTCAGACGTTCAGGGAGACG ACTGTTGA